In one Oceanibaculum indicum P24 genomic region, the following are encoded:
- a CDS encoding helix-turn-helix domain-containing protein, with protein sequence MGELLPHSYFSTDRLEGAEKFQVWRDSVSVLYQADLTSPDQENGFHALTDGYLFGGLSQIRCKASRQHFKRDRMRIDRDGIDHYMIQLFTRGRCHARTPQGDVIMEAGDICVFDNAQTLDTTNEDFDLLALFVPRSLLAPHIKDPDHRHYQCVRGDDPFARLLRTHMLELQKQAPRLTTEQGGLIVSPTMNLVAATLNGNPHENEGGEQAIRMAIVTTLKRYIEENIEDPALSPESVAEVFGVSRSRLYKLFQYYDGVASYIRDRRLAHALTLLTDPAQQQRKIIDIALSVGFSGESSFIRAFRRHYGFTPSEARQAGVLHAARETDASSGEPDIFGDREWEGWIRTL encoded by the coding sequence ATGGGGGAATTGCTGCCGCATTCCTATTTCTCGACCGACCGGCTGGAAGGGGCGGAGAAGTTTCAGGTCTGGCGGGACAGTGTTTCGGTTCTCTACCAGGCCGACCTGACCTCGCCTGATCAGGAAAACGGCTTTCATGCGCTGACTGACGGCTATCTGTTCGGCGGCCTGTCGCAGATCCGCTGCAAGGCGAGCCGGCAGCATTTCAAGCGCGACCGCATGCGGATCGACCGCGACGGCATCGATCATTACATGATCCAGCTGTTCACGCGCGGCCGCTGCCATGCCCGCACACCGCAGGGCGACGTGATCATGGAGGCCGGCGATATCTGCGTGTTCGACAATGCGCAGACGCTGGACACCACCAATGAGGATTTCGACCTGCTGGCCCTGTTCGTGCCGCGCTCGCTGCTGGCGCCGCACATCAAGGACCCCGACCATCGCCATTATCAGTGCGTCCGGGGAGACGATCCGTTCGCGCGGCTGCTGCGCACCCATATGCTGGAACTGCAGAAGCAGGCGCCCCGGCTGACAACGGAGCAGGGCGGGCTCATCGTCTCGCCGACGATGAATCTCGTCGCCGCGACGCTGAACGGAAACCCGCACGAGAATGAAGGCGGCGAACAGGCGATCCGCATGGCAATCGTCACCACGCTGAAACGCTATATCGAGGAAAATATCGAGGACCCGGCCCTGTCGCCGGAGAGCGTTGCGGAGGTCTTCGGTGTCTCCCGCAGCCGGCTGTACAAGCTTTTCCAGTATTATGACGGTGTCGCTTCCTATATCCGCGACCGCCGGCTGGCGCACGCGCTGACCCTGCTCACCGACCCTGCGCAGCAGCAGCGCAAGATCATCGACATTGCGCTCTCGGTCGGGTTCAGCGGCGAGTCCTCCTTCATCCGCGCCTTTCGCCGGCACTATGGCTTCACCCCGTCGGAGGCTCGCCAGGCCGGCGTGCTGCATGCTGCGCGGGAGACTGATGCTTCTTCCGGCGAGCCGGATATCTTCGGCGACCGGGAGTGGGAGGGCTGGATTCGCACCCTCTGA
- a CDS encoding S8 family serine peptidase: protein MLPTDTYFPYQWHLINTGQDGARVGVDLNVVPVWQDYTGKGVIVGIYDSGVQVGHPDLSANFDPALQPTTVFGPHDPDPVDGRFVTQDGHGTAVAGLILAANNGFGVVGVAYDATFGAVNLILSDSYESDNEAGDATELTALNYQMALYDVINHSYGPDTPFISNFTEFENFANLASMDRAALLGRDGLGTVHVVAGGNERTDGNMTTYGDLGNLRYTINVAAGSAEGDILYYSNPGASLVVTAPVDRNPGDDGFKSVTTDLLAGLGYSGSNNAEIDSSDYSDQMNGTSAAAPMVTGVVALMLEANPLLGYRDVQEILALTARANWQEGAYELYDWQTNGATYWNGGGLEFSHDYGFGFVDALAAVRLAESWTDQRTRYNEQIEVVEALDIDTAIPNTGVPLSYSFEVEADFTVEWVELAVGLDHSWWGDLTVTLLSPDGTESVLMNRPGVTPDTNAGLDIPVSASGFEGEDELQFIFASNAPRGELADGAWTVTVTDAGAAGFGVLEDLTLLLYGRPEEDVQTFYYTDRYADLAAEQAGRQSLQTDGPAKINAAAVSGDVVIDLSPGMLGSIAGADFTLVAGSIVTEILAGGGNDSLTASDIGTILAGAHGHDALTGGAGADLLEGNKNADTLVGGLGDDTLRGGKGHDRLDGGGGNDVMHGGLGENIFAFADGSGIDTIMDFGIGRDRIEVSQGINGTNISTAADLLALVASDIAGNAVLDLGSGNHVTLVGVAAAALAEDHFLISAPIA from the coding sequence ATGCTCCCGACCGACACCTACTTCCCCTATCAGTGGCACCTCATCAATACCGGCCAAGATGGCGCCAGAGTTGGCGTTGACCTGAATGTCGTGCCGGTCTGGCAGGACTACACCGGCAAGGGGGTGATTGTCGGGATTTACGATTCCGGCGTCCAGGTCGGCCATCCGGACCTGTCGGCGAACTTCGACCCTGCCTTGCAGCCGACAACGGTTTTCGGACCGCACGATCCCGATCCGGTCGATGGACGCTTTGTCACCCAGGATGGGCACGGCACGGCTGTTGCCGGGCTGATCCTGGCGGCGAACAACGGGTTCGGGGTGGTCGGCGTCGCCTATGACGCCACCTTCGGCGCGGTTAACCTGATCCTGTCCGACAGCTATGAGTCGGATAATGAGGCGGGCGACGCCACCGAACTGACCGCCCTGAACTACCAGATGGCGCTGTACGATGTGATCAACCACAGCTATGGGCCGGACACACCCTTCATCTCCAACTTCACCGAATTCGAGAATTTCGCCAATCTCGCATCGATGGACCGGGCGGCCCTGCTGGGGCGGGATGGCCTCGGCACCGTCCATGTCGTCGCCGGCGGCAACGAGCGTACCGACGGCAACATGACGACCTATGGCGATCTCGGCAATCTGCGCTACACCATCAATGTCGCCGCCGGCTCCGCCGAAGGCGATATCCTCTATTACAGCAATCCCGGCGCCTCGCTGGTCGTCACTGCCCCGGTGGACCGCAATCCCGGCGATGACGGCTTCAAGTCGGTTACCACCGACCTGCTGGCCGGCCTCGGCTATTCCGGTAGCAACAATGCCGAAATCGATAGCTCGGACTATTCCGACCAGATGAACGGCACCTCCGCCGCGGCGCCGATGGTGACCGGCGTGGTCGCGCTGATGCTGGAGGCGAACCCGTTGCTGGGCTATCGCGACGTGCAGGAAATCCTCGCGCTGACTGCCCGCGCGAACTGGCAGGAAGGCGCGTACGAGCTGTATGACTGGCAGACCAATGGCGCCACCTACTGGAATGGCGGCGGCCTGGAGTTCAGCCATGATTACGGCTTCGGCTTCGTCGATGCGCTGGCCGCCGTGCGGCTGGCCGAAAGCTGGACCGACCAGCGCACCCGCTACAACGAACAGATCGAAGTCGTCGAGGCGCTGGACATCGACACCGCCATCCCCAACACCGGCGTGCCGCTCAGCTACAGCTTCGAGGTGGAGGCCGATTTCACCGTCGAATGGGTGGAACTGGCGGTCGGGCTGGACCACAGCTGGTGGGGCGATCTGACAGTCACGCTGCTGTCGCCGGACGGCACGGAGAGCGTCCTGATGAACCGGCCCGGTGTGACGCCGGACACCAATGCCGGTCTGGATATTCCGGTCAGTGCTTCCGGTTTCGAGGGCGAGGACGAATTGCAGTTCATCTTCGCCAGCAACGCCCCGCGTGGCGAGCTGGCGGACGGCGCCTGGACGGTGACTGTCACCGATGCCGGCGCGGCCGGTTTCGGTGTCCTGGAGGACCTGACCCTGCTGCTCTATGGCCGCCCGGAAGAGGATGTCCAGACGTTCTACTACACTGACCGCTATGCCGATCTGGCAGCGGAACAGGCGGGCCGCCAGAGCCTGCAGACCGACGGACCGGCGAAGATCAACGCGGCGGCGGTCAGCGGCGATGTCGTCATCGACCTCTCGCCCGGCATGCTGGGCAGCATTGCGGGGGCGGACTTCACCCTCGTTGCGGGCAGCATCGTCACGGAAATCCTGGCGGGTGGCGGCAATGACAGCCTGACCGCCAGCGATATCGGCACCATCCTGGCCGGCGCACACGGCCACGATGCGCTGACCGGTGGCGCCGGGGCCGACCTGCTGGAAGGCAACAAGAATGCCGACACGCTGGTCGGCGGACTTGGGGATGACACGTTGCGCGGCGGCAAGGGGCACGACCGTCTGGACGGTGGTGGCGGCAACGATGTGATGCATGGCGGCCTCGGCGAGAACATCTTCGCCTTCGCCGACGGCAGCGGCATCGACACGATCATGGATTTCGGGATCGGCCGCGACCGTATCGAGGTCAGCCAGGGCATCAACGGCACGAATATCTCCACCGCGGCGGACCTGCTGGCGCTCGTCGCCTCGGATATTGCCGGCAACGCGGTGCTTGACTTGGGCAGTGGGAACCACGTCACTCTTGTCGGGGTCGCGGCGGCCGCGCTGGCCGAGGATCACTTCCTGATATCCGCGCCGATAGCATGA
- a CDS encoding STAS domain-containing protein, with translation MEIKESDHGDTLVVILSGRLDSTTAPEFERHIIGRIEGGRNDIVIDFGGLEFISSAGLRVMLMAAKRVKAGKGRLSLCALNDNIAKVFEISGFLAIFTIYPDSGAALAGNR, from the coding sequence ATGGAGATCAAGGAAAGCGATCACGGCGATACGCTGGTCGTCATCTTGTCCGGCAGGCTGGACAGCACGACAGCGCCGGAGTTCGAGCGGCACATCATCGGACGCATCGAAGGCGGCCGGAACGACATCGTGATCGATTTCGGCGGGCTCGAATTCATCTCCAGCGCCGGCTTGCGCGTCATGCTGATGGCGGCCAAGCGGGTGAAGGCCGGCAAGGGTCGCCTCAGCCTGTGCGCGCTGAACGACAATATCGCCAAGGTCTTCGAGATCAGTGGCTTTCTCGCGATCTTCACCATCTATCCGGACAGCGGCGCCGCCTTGGCCGGTAACAGGTAA
- a CDS encoding PP2C family protein-serine/threonine phosphatase: protein MSLKLRLLLLIVGLLSAAILGLAVSLGWQARNAILLQAESDGTRIARVLAQAASVANTVPAEIEQVIGRQMVSEALLTAHLFDIAEQAGLSTEAVNARLMEITARSAITEIWGFDESGTSTYGSLPDVGLQIFPDPERSPVLSRFWHLLSGEKFSVTGPGIDRDLDGKRFKYAGVRGVSAPGAALVGYDFDFIGGIVDRIGLVQVVRSLLDSGRVNAIWVFDYQFQPLAQGTVFGDEVNQPPDSREQEALDDSIRTGSTASWLAGRDMVVVTPIPGPDGGPIGATLLRLPTDGLQKLMQSSLIYTAIVAGLVLAASLITATWFSHRLTRPLTSIGEAAHAVEQQRYVRGQLQQVAGRSDEFGNLARVFEEMAKQVFARQEELDALVKERTLQLQQKNEQLEAANAQIEQELLLAQNMQTAILPAAFPQDPRFTGYAMMKAARHVGGDFYDYFMLDEDRIAVVMADVSGKGVPAAFFMAVSRTVIQSVAQKADGPGDCLARANDLVCQENPLELFVTVFYGILNARTGEFRFANGGHNPPYLIGADGTVTALETTGGMALGILDEMPFAEKSVTLRPGDSLFLFTDGVTEAFDPANEEYGEARLESALQGSHSLAIEVLAQRVVDDVGAFSNTAPQSDDLTCLALRYAGPGGRT, encoded by the coding sequence ATGTCGCTGAAACTCCGCCTCCTGTTGCTGATCGTCGGGTTGCTGAGCGCCGCCATCCTAGGGCTGGCGGTCTCGCTCGGCTGGCAGGCGCGCAACGCGATCCTGCTGCAGGCGGAATCCGATGGCACCCGCATCGCCCGCGTGCTGGCGCAGGCGGCCTCCGTCGCCAACACGGTGCCGGCGGAAATCGAGCAGGTGATCGGCCGGCAGATGGTGTCCGAGGCGCTGCTGACAGCGCATCTGTTCGACATCGCGGAGCAGGCTGGCCTCTCCACCGAGGCGGTCAATGCCCGGCTGATGGAGATCACGGCGCGCAGCGCGATCACCGAAATCTGGGGTTTCGACGAATCCGGCACTTCGACCTATGGCAGCCTGCCGGATGTCGGCCTGCAGATCTTCCCCGACCCGGAACGCAGCCCGGTCCTGTCGCGCTTCTGGCATCTGCTGTCGGGCGAGAAATTCTCCGTCACCGGCCCCGGCATCGACCGCGATCTCGACGGAAAGCGCTTCAAATATGCCGGCGTACGCGGCGTCAGCGCACCGGGGGCGGCGCTGGTCGGCTATGATTTCGACTTTATCGGCGGCATCGTGGACAGGATCGGCCTCGTGCAGGTGGTGCGCAGCCTGCTGGATAGCGGCCGCGTGAACGCGATCTGGGTGTTCGACTATCAGTTCCAGCCGCTCGCCCAGGGCACGGTGTTCGGTGACGAGGTGAACCAGCCGCCGGACAGCCGGGAGCAAGAAGCGCTGGACGACAGCATCCGCACCGGCAGCACGGCAAGCTGGCTGGCCGGGCGCGACATGGTGGTGGTGACGCCGATCCCCGGTCCCGATGGCGGCCCGATTGGCGCCACGCTGCTGCGCCTGCCGACCGACGGGCTGCAGAAGCTGATGCAGTCCAGCCTGATCTATACCGCCATCGTCGCCGGGCTGGTGCTGGCCGCCAGCCTGATCACCGCGACCTGGTTCTCGCACCGGCTGACCCGCCCGCTCACCAGCATCGGCGAGGCGGCCCACGCGGTCGAGCAGCAGCGTTATGTCCGGGGCCAGCTTCAGCAGGTCGCCGGCCGCAGCGACGAGTTCGGCAACCTCGCCCGCGTGTTCGAGGAGATGGCCAAGCAGGTCTTCGCCCGCCAGGAGGAACTGGATGCGCTGGTGAAGGAACGCACCCTGCAGCTGCAGCAGAAGAATGAACAGCTGGAAGCCGCCAACGCGCAGATCGAGCAGGAGCTGCTGCTCGCCCAGAACATGCAGACCGCCATCCTGCCGGCCGCCTTCCCGCAGGACCCGCGCTTCACCGGGTACGCGATGATGAAGGCGGCGCGCCATGTCGGCGGCGATTTCTACGATTACTTCATGCTGGACGAGGACCGCATCGCCGTGGTCATGGCCGACGTGTCCGGCAAGGGCGTGCCGGCGGCCTTCTTCATGGCAGTGTCGCGCACGGTGATCCAGAGCGTGGCGCAGAAGGCGGACGGTCCGGGCGACTGCCTTGCCCGCGCCAACGATCTGGTATGCCAGGAGAACCCGCTGGAGCTGTTCGTTACCGTGTTCTACGGCATCCTCAATGCCCGCACCGGCGAGTTCCGCTTTGCCAATGGCGGGCATAACCCGCCCTATCTGATCGGCGCGGACGGTACCGTCACGGCGCTGGAGACCACCGGCGGCATGGCGCTCGGCATCCTCGACGAGATGCCCTTCGCGGAAAAAAGCGTGACCCTGCGGCCGGGCGACTCGCTGTTCCTGTTCACCGATGGCGTGACGGAAGCCTTCGACCCTGCCAACGAGGAATATGGCGAGGCCCGGCTGGAATCTGCCCTGCAGGGCAGCCATTCCCTTGCCATCGAGGTGCTGGCCCAGCGCGTGGTGGACGATGTGGGCGCCTTCAGCAACACCGCCCCGCAATCGGATGATCTGACATGCCTGGCGTTGCGCTATGCCGGGCCGGGCGGGCGGACATGA
- a CDS encoding class I SAM-dependent methyltransferase: MTMAGCKMKRNASESGMPGTAEETSLPYGSQAEQAMEKTDEMNDAAAIQNASDGEIAAIARAYERYFASGFYDQRYPRHNAQSLATILQVGREARAILDFGCGDGRYVLPLLHTTGARIFAYDICPVALKSLERRIANEPARDRVQTILGPREDYTEGAPVDLALIMFGVLGHIPGRANRVATLRRIRDLLTQQGSGNLVVSVPNAARRFRLEQQEHKAALAAGQPRPPAREDGDILYSRAHDGERIELFYHLYSPAMLAGELRDAGFRNVRMQAESVWPESGVTRSATLATFDRLLRSVTPPGLGYGILATAEA, from the coding sequence ATGACCATGGCCGGGTGCAAGATGAAACGGAATGCCAGTGAAAGCGGGATGCCCGGCACGGCGGAGGAGACCTCCCTGCCCTATGGTTCCCAGGCTGAACAGGCGATGGAAAAGACGGACGAGATGAACGACGCTGCGGCCATACAGAACGCGAGCGATGGCGAGATCGCGGCCATTGCGCGTGCCTATGAACGCTATTTCGCCAGTGGCTTCTACGACCAGCGCTATCCCCGCCACAATGCGCAGAGCCTGGCGACGATTCTGCAGGTCGGCAGGGAGGCCCGCGCCATCCTGGATTTCGGCTGCGGCGACGGGCGCTATGTGCTGCCGCTGCTGCATACGACAGGCGCGCGGATATTCGCCTATGACATCTGCCCGGTGGCGCTGAAGAGCCTGGAGCGCCGCATCGCCAATGAACCGGCACGCGACCGGGTGCAGACGATCCTCGGCCCGCGCGAGGACTATACCGAGGGCGCGCCGGTCGATCTGGCGCTCATCATGTTCGGCGTGCTGGGGCATATTCCGGGCCGGGCGAACCGGGTGGCAACGCTGCGCCGCATCCGCGACCTGCTGACGCAGCAAGGCAGCGGAAACCTCGTCGTCAGCGTGCCCAATGCCGCCCGGCGGTTCCGGTTGGAGCAGCAGGAACACAAGGCTGCCCTGGCGGCAGGCCAGCCGCGCCCGCCGGCCCGCGAGGACGGCGATATTCTTTACAGCCGCGCGCATGACGGCGAGCGGATCGAACTGTTCTATCATCTCTACAGCCCGGCCATGCTGGCCGGTGAACTGCGCGATGCCGGCTTCCGGAACGTCCGGATGCAGGCGGAGAGTGTGTGGCCGGAATCCGGCGTCACCCGCTCCGCCACGCTGGCTACGTTCGACAGGCTGTTGCGGTCGGTCACCCCGCCGGGCCTCGGCTATGGCATTCTGGCGACGGCGGAGGCATGA
- a CDS encoding amino acid ABC transporter ATP-binding protein codes for MATETVTTAAIRFEDVSKHFGETPVLEAVSFTVLPGQVVCIAGPSGTGKTTLLRLVNALTPADQGHIQAGPFNVTQPGTDLQALRRYVGMVFQRYSLFPHKSVLENLTMGPRQVLRRPRAEAEEQAIDLLNRLEVAELRERYPGELSAGQQQRVALVRALTMDPKILLLDEVTAALDPRMVDKVAELIRQMAATGMTILASSHDMRFATLCADLLAQLDRGRLGPLQPPPPPSPAVEP; via the coding sequence TTGGCAACGGAAACGGTGACAACGGCGGCGATCCGCTTCGAGGATGTCAGCAAGCACTTCGGAGAGACACCCGTGCTGGAGGCGGTCTCCTTCACCGTCCTGCCCGGCCAGGTGGTCTGCATCGCCGGACCGTCGGGGACCGGCAAGACCACGTTGCTGCGCCTGGTGAATGCGCTCACCCCCGCCGATCAGGGGCATATCCAGGCCGGCCCCTTCAACGTCACCCAGCCCGGTACCGACCTGCAGGCGCTGCGCCGCTATGTCGGGATGGTGTTCCAGCGCTACAGCCTGTTTCCACACAAGAGCGTGCTGGAGAATTTGACCATGGGGCCGCGCCAGGTGCTGCGCCGGCCGCGCGCGGAGGCTGAGGAGCAGGCCATCGATTTGCTGAACCGGCTGGAAGTGGCGGAGCTGCGCGAGCGCTATCCGGGGGAGCTTTCGGCCGGCCAGCAGCAGCGCGTGGCGCTGGTGCGCGCCCTGACGATGGATCCGAAAATCCTGCTGCTGGACGAGGTGACCGCCGCCCTCGATCCGCGCATGGTGGACAAGGTGGCGGAGCTGATCCGCCAGATGGCGGCCACCGGCATGACCATCCTGGCCTCCAGCCATGACATGCGCTTCGCCACCCTGTGCGCCGATCTGCTGGCGCAGCTGGACCGGGGCCGGCTCGGGCCGCTGCAGCCCCCTCCGCCCCCCTCTCCGGCAGTGGAACCGTAA
- a CDS encoding ATP-binding protein, with amino-acid sequence MAARLEISIANDRNAIPEIVGAVTALIEENGLAPDIAYAIELAIDELVTNAISYGYPDGAAGTVTVEVAIESDRIVLVVRDDGIAFDPLAQAPEPTLEGNVEDRPVGGLGLHLVEAMMDEVAYERRNGENRLTCVKRR; translated from the coding sequence ATGGCGGCGCGGCTGGAAATCTCCATCGCCAATGACCGGAACGCCATCCCGGAAATCGTCGGCGCGGTCACCGCGCTGATCGAGGAGAACGGCCTTGCCCCCGATATCGCCTATGCCATCGAACTCGCCATCGACGAGCTGGTGACGAACGCGATCTCCTACGGCTATCCGGACGGCGCGGCCGGCACGGTCACGGTCGAGGTCGCAATCGAGAGCGACCGCATCGTGCTGGTCGTGCGCGATGACGGTATCGCCTTCGATCCGCTGGCGCAGGCGCCCGAACCGACACTGGAGGGCAATGTCGAGGATAGGCCGGTCGGGGGGCTTGGCCTGCATCTGGTGGAAGCGATGATGGATGAAGTCGCCTATGAACGGCGCAACGGGGAGAACCGGCTGACCTGCGTGAAGCGGCGCTAA
- a CDS encoding NHLP bacteriocin system secretion protein — protein MADGIFRKTALERLSSPDQLDRLITVTRPRGWMALVMLCVIAAAAIAWGILGSIPTRVQGNGILISTGGQVVNVQAPGSGTLSEIDIRVGETVAAGQVVARLSQTDAAQRYENALAVVEEKLDNQRRVEEQADQEWAVKQQNFDRRRAALRDRLAAGQQRLDFLRGRLADEERLLADKVITREVVARTRDEANRAAQEVAEVRNDLARIEAEALDLSATLDNRRRAAEDAVSEARRQLAQVEATLNRATIVIAPASGTVTEVKVSQGALVTEGQSLFAFQSGGTFLDLVLYIPPQHGKRVKPGMPVQISPSTARREEYGTALGTVDWVSDFPATLEGMRAVLQNDELARNFQQGGPPYVARVALQHDPETVSGYRWSSAKGATLALSGGTLASAEITVSEQAPVTLIIPLLREYTGLF, from the coding sequence ATGGCGGACGGTATCTTCAGGAAGACCGCGCTGGAACGGCTGTCCTCGCCGGACCAGCTCGACCGTCTGATCACCGTCACCAGACCGCGCGGCTGGATGGCGCTGGTCATGCTGTGCGTGATCGCCGCCGCCGCCATCGCCTGGGGCATCCTCGGCAGCATCCCGACGCGCGTGCAGGGCAATGGCATCCTCATCAGCACCGGTGGGCAGGTCGTCAATGTGCAGGCCCCGGGCAGCGGCACGCTGAGCGAGATCGACATCCGTGTCGGCGAGACGGTCGCTGCCGGACAGGTCGTCGCCCGGCTGTCCCAGACCGATGCCGCGCAGCGCTATGAGAATGCGCTGGCCGTGGTCGAGGAGAAGCTGGACAACCAGCGCCGCGTGGAAGAACAGGCCGACCAGGAATGGGCGGTGAAGCAGCAGAATTTCGACCGCCGCCGGGCGGCCCTGCGCGACCGGCTGGCCGCCGGGCAGCAAAGGCTGGACTTCCTGCGCGGGCGGCTGGCCGATGAGGAAAGGTTGCTGGCGGACAAGGTCATCACCCGCGAGGTCGTGGCCCGGACCCGCGACGAGGCCAACCGCGCCGCCCAGGAAGTGGCGGAGGTGCGCAACGACCTGGCGCGGATCGAGGCCGAGGCGCTGGACCTCTCGGCAACGCTCGACAATCGCCGCCGGGCCGCCGAGGATGCGGTCAGCGAGGCACGCCGGCAACTGGCGCAGGTCGAGGCGACGCTGAACCGCGCCACCATCGTCATCGCTCCGGCCAGCGGCACGGTTACCGAGGTGAAGGTCTCGCAGGGCGCGCTGGTCACGGAAGGCCAGTCGCTGTTCGCCTTCCAATCCGGCGGCACGTTCCTCGATCTTGTCCTCTACATCCCCCCGCAGCATGGCAAGCGGGTAAAGCCCGGTATGCCGGTGCAGATTTCCCCCTCCACCGCCCGGCGCGAGGAATATGGCACCGCGCTTGGCACTGTGGACTGGGTCTCCGACTTCCCGGCGACGCTGGAGGGCATGCGCGCGGTGCTGCAGAATGACGAGCTGGCGCGCAATTTCCAGCAGGGGGGACCGCCCTACGTCGCCCGTGTGGCGCTGCAGCACGACCCCGAGACGGTCAGCGGCTATCGCTGGAGTTCCGCCAAGGGAGCGACGCTGGCACTGTCCGGCGGCACACTGGCCAGCGCGGAGATCACGGTTTCCGAGCAAGCGCCGGTGACCCTCATCATCCCGCTGCTGCGCGAATATACCGGGCTGTTCTGA